A window of Bdellovibrio svalbardensis genomic DNA:
GGTTCGTAGAGAAAATCAACATAGCGATCGACATCGCACATAAGAACTTCCTCAGGCAAAGCATTCAACCACGGAGTTTGTGGAGGAACTTTTTCTCCTGAATGAGGAATCGTAACTATGAGAGGTGCAGTTATTTCCATGTTGTGCCTTTCTACTGGCTTGACCCTGACAGACTAAATCGCGACAATTACTTTGAAAAGGGTAAATCTTATGACAACACCTCCCAAAGCAAAAATCTACACTCGAACTGGCGACAAAGGAACAACTCGTCTTGTGGACGGTTCCTGTGTTGAAAAATTCAATCCTCGCGTTGAAGCTTACGGCACCGTAGATGAATTAAACAGCTACTTGGGCGTGGTGCGCTCTTCCTTGTCAGATCAAAACCTTTTCAAATCCATGGACCTGGTTCTTGAAAAAATTCAAAACGAACTCTTCAATATCGGCAGTCTTCTTGCGACTGAAAAAGATGAAGTTTTCAAAATGCTTCCAGCTATCACCGAAGAGCAGATTCAATTTCTTGAACATCAAATTGACGAACTGACACAGGGTCTTCCGGAACTGCGCAATTTTATTCTGCCGGCCGGCCACCCCGTCGCTTCACATCTGCATGTGGCGCGCACCTGTTGCCGCCGCAGCGAACGTCGTTCTGCGGAAATTGCAGTCAAAGATGATCGCTATGCGTTGGCCCTGCAATATCTCAACCGTCTAAGTGATTATCTTTTTGTCGCCGCCCGTTGGACCAACCACGCCACTGGTATTGCTGACGTTCTTTGGAAGAAGACTTAATGAATCTTGAAGTTGCCAAACACGAAGATGCGGCCCTTTTAGCAGAATTTTACAAAAACTTCCCTGTGCGTGGTTTGGTTGAAATGAAAATCGACCGCGATGGTGATTTTTTTGCGCCCTACGATATTCAAGCGGAACAGCACATCACTTATCTTCTCAAAGAAGAGGATAAACTTGAGGGCATGGCCAGCTTTGTTGTGCGCGATGTTCTTCTGAACAACACCCCTCAGACCGTGGCTTTTGGTCGCGATCTGCGCATCACTTCAAATCGTCGCGCGGTACTAGGATGGACTCAGCACTTTCTGCCCGTGATGGAAGAGGTCTTTCAAACCTTCAACTGCAAACACTTGTTCTCCATCCTCAGCATGGGTGAAGTTCAGGCTTTGAATGCTTTTGTTCGTCCGCGCACGATGAAGCGTCCTTTGCCTCAGTATCATCTCTTCCGCCGCTTCAATATGGTTTCGGTTCATGGACGACTTCCCTGGGCCAGCAATCCTTTGCCAAAACTGAAAATTCGCCATGGCAACGCCCACAACGTGGATGCTTTGATCAATTATATTTGCCAGAAGTCCCGCGAAAAAGATCTTTCTACGGTTTGGGATAAGCAGAGCTTTTATGACAAACTGGAGCGCTGGAAGGGGCTAAAACTCGAGCACTTTCTAATCGCCTTTGATAAGGACGACAATATTGTTGGCTGCGTAGCACCTTGGTCTTCCGGCGGATTGCAAGATTTCATTCCGATGCAGTACTCTTTGAAAGCCCATAACTTTAGACAGTTTTTAAAGTTTGGAAAAATGCTGGGCTGGACAAGGACTTTAACTAAGCCCTATTCCCGTCTGAAAGTTGAAGCCAGTTTAAATTTCAAATATTTGAATTTTCTAAACGCGGAAAATGGCGATATTTTTGAAAGCTTATTGTGGAAAGCCTTTGATGACGCTCAGGAAAATGAATTCCTCGTCTACAATCAAATGCGCTCCGAATTCATCTACCGCCGGCCACGCACGTGGATTTCAGCCAAAATGCCTTTTGGTGTTTATCTTCTGCAACCACCGGACAGCGAGCCACCGGCTTTCTTACATCCCTCTAATGAAAGATCCATTGAGATTGAACCTTTCTTTGCGCTCTAAAGAAAGCTGCGTTTTTTGTAAGGGATAAATACAAATTCTTGCGCAATTGAAATTGGTCTAATCATTCAAAGTTGTTTAGTTTGCGCGTATGAAAAATACGATCATGCTTTTGATTTTTTTGGTAATGGGTTGCAGCTGCGCTCGCGTGGGCCGCGTGGGATTAACAATAGACGATACAAAAAACTCTTCAGGGGTCGTTTACGTCAGCGATTCAAGAAAAGAGATTGGAGAAATTGAGGACCCGCAAATCCTTACCAACGCCAAATCCAATGTCGCCCTGATCGATGTCAAATACATTCAGGAAGATGGCAATTCAGTCGTCTTTGCGGGAGACCCTCTAACCACTCAATTCAACCTGTGTGCCGATCAAAGATTCGCACAACAACAAAGCATTGCCAATTGCACGGGTGTCTTGATTTCCCCTCGGCATGTTTTGACGGCTGGCCATTGCCTCACCGAAGAAACTTGTGATCAGTATAAAATCGCCTTCGATTTCCGTCACGACACTCAACACTACTCACCCGAGGCAGAAGTTTACCGCATCCCACGCTCACAGCTTTATTCCTGCAAAAAAATAGTTGCGCACGACTCCCAAGCCAGTTGGGCAATGCCAGATTATACTATTGTCGAACTTGATCGCCCCGTCCCTGGACGAGAACCTGCAAAATTGGAAGCTGACTCTTTGAAAGAATCAGACCCCTTGTACACTTTAGGATACCCTTTGGGAGCGGCTTTAAAATATGCCCATGGCCGTGTTCGCAAAGATATGAATCCTCTGACTTACAAAGCCGCGATTGACACTTTCGCTGGGAATTCCGGTTCACCTGTTTACAACGAAAAAACCCATGCTTTAATTGGACTTCTTTCTGGAGGAGAAACCGATCTTAACTACAATCCTGAATATGGCTGCAACATGATCAATGTTTGCGATGCAAAAAAGTGCCTGGGCGAAAGAATTTTCAAAACTTCTTATATCGCAGATATCATCAAAAAATTTCAGTAGCTTTTATTAAAGCAAACGAAACTGTGTTACTTGCGGCGCCGGTGTCGCGTCGCGCCTCAAGACGGCACTTTCATTTCGGGAGATACATTCGAAAGGCAAGTCGCAGCAATCTTAGATCATGGGGCTTTCGTTGCTGATATATGTCTCGCGCACTTGCGGCCAGAACCAATCAAGTTGGGGGTCAGCGGCGATAACATCTTTGATAAGAACTTTCACATCAGAACGGGTTGCAATCTCTTTGCGCAACCACAATTCAACCTCATCGTAACCGGGGCCGATGATTGTGATTTCGATATGACTCATGAAATGAAGAAGATGCAGGTCTTTCGTTGCGACCTGTTTCCCGTCTACTTTGCTTCGGATAAAGCGCAGCACCTCGGACTTCAAGTCCGCAAATGACCGATGATTGATTCTTCTCAGAATCAAATCAGCACGATGGTCGTGATTGACCCATCGTTGATGTAAGCCTCTTTGCACGAGGTTGATCAGTAGTGTGCGTAAAACGCTTGGCACCTGACGAAATTCATCATCAGGTAGTGCCATTACCTGCATCAAATCTACGTAACGAGCCTGTTCCTGGCCGCGACGAAGAGAGGTAAGCACTTCAGGGATCCGCAATAATGATTCGCGAATACCTGATAGATCAATTCCTGCTCCATCCGTGAAGTAGAGAATTCTCATATTTTTATCATGACCTAAGTTTTTAAAATGTGTGCAGTTTTTTTCAATCTCAAGACCATGGTCTAGTATGTATTTTTTGGTGCAGCTCCCCCGCCTTTTTGATAGTATGTCCTGAGGCCCAAGGACTAGGTGCCGAACAAACATTAGGTAAAACAAAGGATTGTAATACCGTGAGTTCAAAGAACCCCAAGAATCAACGCCCACCGTTTGAAAAGTGGTACTCTTATTTGCTTTTTGCATTTGTGGGTTATTGTGTCGCCGACCTTGCTATTTTGGCATATCGCGATCGCATGCTTCCTCAGTCCGCACCACCCGCTCATCCCAAAGCTCCACCTCCAGATAACTATATTAGTAGTGGCGCCTACAACAGCATCACGACTCGTAACATTTTCGCTTCTAGCGGTGTTATTCCTGACGCTCTGGTTGATAAGTCAAAAGGCACAGAACAAAAAGAAAATGAACCTGTGCCTTCACAGTTGCCGCTCACTTTGATTGGCACTTTGGTGCATTCAAATCCTAACAAATCCATTGCTGCCATTGAAGTTCGTGGCAAAAACCAAGTGGTCTCTTACTCCCCTGGTAAAGACATTGAAGGCATGGCTTCCATCATGAAAGTGGAACGTCAGAAAGTTATTTTCCGCAACTTAAATTCAAATCGCCTTGAATATCTTGAAATGAAAAAAGAAGGCAATAAAGTCGCCTTCGGTGGCAGCCCTAAAGCCGGCGCCGCTGGCGGAAAAGAAGTTCAAAAAGTCGGCGACAACACCTTTGCCATCAAACGCGCGGATCTTTTGAAATACACGAACGATCTTTCCAGCATCTTGATGCAAGCCCGCGCGGTGCCAAATCGCGAACCAGGAACCGGAGCCATCAATGGCTTCCGTATTCTTGATATGCAACCAGGAAGTATTTACGAGCAATTGGGAATTCAGCGTATGGACGTCATCAAGTCTGTCGACGGCACCCCTGTCGACAGTCCTGCAAAAGCTATGGAGCTTTACAACACGTTGAAGAATTCCCCAAAAGTCAGCATTCAAGTCGAACGCAACGGCAAGAATGAAACAATGACTTATAACATTCAGTAGGCGCGCACGCGCGCAGTGCTGGAGCGACGGCAGTCGTGGAAGCTGGAGCAACTTCATGCTCCAAACGAAAAAAGAAACATCGGCAGATGTTTCAACATTTGATTTAGTACGTTTAACTCCTCAGGAGGAGAGAGAAAAATGAAAAAACCGGTCAGCATAGGAATTGCTTCATTGATGACGGCTCAATTAATGGGCCCGGTAGCGAACGCGCAGTTCGAGGACTTCCCTCCTCCACCACCGCCTCCTGATTTTGGGCAAAATGCACCCGCAGAAGCTGATTCATTCCCAGCGCCACCATCCGCTCCGGCTGGCATGGGTGCTGGTGGAACTCGTGGTGGCAGCGCCCATTCTACCAACAGCACGGCCGGTGTTTTGTCTAAAAAAGAAAAAGACAAATTTGCCAAAGCCGCCATTGAAGATATCACAACCGAGAACTTCCCAGAGACGATTGAATCTTTCGACTTCCCGAACGTAGAGATCACCGACGTGATCAAAGCGATCAGCGAATTGACTGGGAAAAACTTTATCATCGATCCGGGCGTACGCGGAAAGATCACAATCGTGGCTCCATCTAAGATTTCAGTGGCTGAAGCTTACAAAGCTTTCCTGTCAGCCCTTGCAATCAATGGTTTTACAGTTGTTCCTTCTGGCGCTTTCTTAAAAGTTAAATCTGCAAGAAACGCTCAACGTGACAATATCGACACTTTCTCTGGCGCTTATTATCCAAATAGCGATCAGATGATCACTCGTATCATTCACTTGAAGCATATCTCTGCAGCCCAGGTGAATCGTGATCTTCGCATCTTGCCTTCTAAAGACGGTGAGATGAATATCTACGAGCCGACAAACTCCATCATCATCTCAGACTACGGTTCTAATATTGACCGCGTGATGAAAATCATCAGCCAATTGGACGTTCCGGGCTTTGAAGAACAGCTGGAAGTAATTCCTATCAAATATGCGAAAGCAAAAGACTTGTCTGACCTCGTTGATAAGATCGTTAACAAAGGAAGCAAGACTCAAGGTGGCGCACCCGGCACTTTCACTGCAGGGGTTCCTCGCTTCAGTCGTTCCACAGGCGCCTCATCGCAACAAGGCGCGAGTTTCTTCATGGCGATCCCGGATGATAGAACCAACTCGATCATCGTGGTGGGTAACAAATCAGGCATCGTGCGCATCAAAAAGCTTATCGGTCAGCTTGATTTCAAAATCCGCGCAGAAGAATCTGGCGGCGTTTATGTTTATTACGTAAAAAACGGTGACGCAGAGAAAATTGCACAAACTCTTTCCGGCGTCACAAAAGAAGCTGCTCCAAAACCAATGACGGGAGGAAGTCTTCTCTCCCCTCTTGGCCCTTCTGGTGCCATGGAAGCCAAAGCTGAAATATTCGGTGGCGATGTGAAAATCACTGCTGACAAAACAACGAACAGCCTTGTGATCACAGCCAGTAAGCAAGACTACGAAGTTGTGTTGAATATTTTGAATAAAATCGATATTGCACGCGATCAAGTTTACGTTGAAGCGATCATCATGGAGATGAGTGCAAATGACGGTAACAGCTGGGGTATCGGTTACTACCAATACGGCAGCAACGGTTACGGTAAAGTGGGCTTTAACGGCGGTCTTGATTTGAACACTATGTTAAGCCCGACTGGCGGAACCGGTGCGATCATCGGTTTTGGCTCTGGAAAAACTGTTCAAGTAACAAATCCAGCAGACGGCAAGCAAATCTCGATCCCAAGCTTGATTGGCTTCATCAACTTCTTGAAGACAACCAAAAAAGCCAACATTCTATCGACTCCGCAAATCATGGCTCTTGATAACCAAGAAGCTGAGATCGAAGTCGGTGATAAAGTTGTAACGGGCTCTCAACAAAGCTCTACTGGTACCAGCGGCACGACAATCACGACGCCAACGTTTGACGATGCGACGATCAAGCTGAACATCAAACCGTTTATAAGCCCCGCTTCAAACTCGATCCGCATGGAAATCAAGCAACAGGTTTCTCAGCTTTCAACAGCTTCGACTCCGAAAGCTTTCCAGGATTCAACTCAACCGATTGCAAAACGTTCGATCAAAACCATGATCAACGTGAACAACGGTGATACGGCCATCCTGGGCGGATTGATCAAAGAAGATGATACAGAATCCATCATCAAAGTTCCTTTGTTGGGCGATATTCCAATCATCGGTTGGTTGTTCAAGTCTTCAACTCGCGTGAAGAATAAAACCAATATGATCGTGTTCCTGACACCAAAAATTGTGAGAAACAATGCAGATTCAAACTCAATCATCTCCAAAAAACTGGATGAACGTTTGGATTACATCAAGGCTGAGGGCGGTAAAGATCCATTTGGTCGTCAGTTGGATGAAATTACTCGTAAGGTACAAGGTAATGCAGCTCCGGTTGTAAAACCTGAAGTGGAAAAGGAATAATAAACGATGGCCTCCGTGGATGTTCTAACGATCCTAGCTAAAGCAACTTCACTGACTCAAGATCAAATCAAGTCAGTGCTTAACAACCCTTCGGTGGTGAGACCCGTCACCGTAGGCGAAGCTTTGAATGCGAAGGAATTTTCCACGGCGGATGAAGTGGTCGCTGATCTTTGCAAAGAATTGGGTTTGGAATTTATTAAAGACATTCCCGTTGCAGATATCTCCGTCGACTTGATCCGTGATGTCCCTATCAATTACGCCAAACAACATCAAGTTCTTCCCTACAAAGAAGATGCAGATACATTGACGGCGTTAATTAGCAACCCTGTGAACATGAAAGTCCTTGATGACTTGAAGGTTCTCTTTGGCAAAAGAGTTCGTCCGCTGGTGACAACTTCAAGCCGTATTCAAGACGCCATCAATAAAGTCTACGAAAAAAGCACGGCGAATCTTTCCGGCATGGATGAGATCGACGAGGAAGACTACGATCTGGATGACCCGATCGTCGACTTGCTGGACGCTGGCGAAGACGATGCACCGGTCATCAAACTTGTGAACAGCCTCCTCTTCCGCGCCGTCAAAGAAAAAGCTTCCGATATCCATATTGAACCTTATGAAAAAGATATGGTTGTACGCCTTCGCACCGACGGTGTTTTGAATGACGTTTACAAACCACCTAAGAAACTTCAAAACGCGATCACTTCGCGTATTAAAGTTATGGCCAATTTGAATATCGCTGAAAAACGTTTGCCTCAAGATGGCCGTATTCCTTTGAAAGTGGGCGGCAAAGATATCGATATCCGTCTTTCCACAGTCCCAACCGCGCATGGCGAACGCTTGGTTATGCGTATTCAAGATAGATCCACAGTTGTTCTTGAACTTGAACAACTGGGTTTCTCGAAAGAAAACCTGATTCGCCTTGATGACCTTCTTTCACGCAATGATGGTATCTTGCTGGTTACCGGCCCTACGGGATCTGGTAAATCGACGACCTTGTATGGAGCGTTGACGAAATTAAATAAGCCTGACGTGAACATCCTCACCGTGGAAGATCCGGTGGAGCAACGTATTCATGGTTTAGGACAAGTGCAGGTCAATTCCAAGATCGGCCTGACATTTGCCGCGGGATTAAGATCCTTCCTTCGTCAAGACCCTGACATTATCATGGTCGGTGAGATTCGTGACTTGGAAACAGCCGAACTTGCGATCCAAGCCTCTCTTACGGGTCACTTGGTTTTATCTACACTGCATACGAATGACTCTGCCGGTGCCTTCCCGCGTTTGATCGACTTTG
This region includes:
- a CDS encoding cob(I)yrinic acid a,c-diamide adenosyltransferase; amino-acid sequence: MTTPPKAKIYTRTGDKGTTRLVDGSCVEKFNPRVEAYGTVDELNSYLGVVRSSLSDQNLFKSMDLVLEKIQNELFNIGSLLATEKDEVFKMLPAITEEQIQFLEHQIDELTQGLPELRNFILPAGHPVASHLHVARTCCRRSERRSAEIAVKDDRYALALQYLNRLSDYLFVAARWTNHATGIADVLWKKT
- a CDS encoding trypsin-like serine peptidase, which encodes MKNTIMLLIFLVMGCSCARVGRVGLTIDDTKNSSGVVYVSDSRKEIGEIEDPQILTNAKSNVALIDVKYIQEDGNSVVFAGDPLTTQFNLCADQRFAQQQSIANCTGVLISPRHVLTAGHCLTEETCDQYKIAFDFRHDTQHYSPEAEVYRIPRSQLYSCKKIVAHDSQASWAMPDYTIVELDRPVPGREPAKLEADSLKESDPLYTLGYPLGAALKYAHGRVRKDMNPLTYKAAIDTFAGNSGSPVYNEKTHALIGLLSGGETDLNYNPEYGCNMINVCDAKKCLGERIFKTSYIADIIKKFQ
- the gspC gene encoding type II secretion system protein GspC produces the protein MSSKNPKNQRPPFEKWYSYLLFAFVGYCVADLAILAYRDRMLPQSAPPAHPKAPPPDNYISSGAYNSITTRNIFASSGVIPDALVDKSKGTEQKENEPVPSQLPLTLIGTLVHSNPNKSIAAIEVRGKNQVVSYSPGKDIEGMASIMKVERQKVIFRNLNSNRLEYLEMKKEGNKVAFGGSPKAGAAGGKEVQKVGDNTFAIKRADLLKYTNDLSSILMQARAVPNREPGTGAINGFRILDMQPGSIYEQLGIQRMDVIKSVDGTPVDSPAKAMELYNTLKNSPKVSIQVERNGKNETMTYNIQ
- the gspD gene encoding type II secretion system secretin GspD — protein: MKKPVSIGIASLMTAQLMGPVANAQFEDFPPPPPPPDFGQNAPAEADSFPAPPSAPAGMGAGGTRGGSAHSTNSTAGVLSKKEKDKFAKAAIEDITTENFPETIESFDFPNVEITDVIKAISELTGKNFIIDPGVRGKITIVAPSKISVAEAYKAFLSALAINGFTVVPSGAFLKVKSARNAQRDNIDTFSGAYYPNSDQMITRIIHLKHISAAQVNRDLRILPSKDGEMNIYEPTNSIIISDYGSNIDRVMKIISQLDVPGFEEQLEVIPIKYAKAKDLSDLVDKIVNKGSKTQGGAPGTFTAGVPRFSRSTGASSQQGASFFMAIPDDRTNSIIVVGNKSGIVRIKKLIGQLDFKIRAEESGGVYVYYVKNGDAEKIAQTLSGVTKEAAPKPMTGGSLLSPLGPSGAMEAKAEIFGGDVKITADKTTNSLVITASKQDYEVVLNILNKIDIARDQVYVEAIIMEMSANDGNSWGIGYYQYGSNGYGKVGFNGGLDLNTMLSPTGGTGAIIGFGSGKTVQVTNPADGKQISIPSLIGFINFLKTTKKANILSTPQIMALDNQEAEIEVGDKVVTGSQQSSTGTSGTTITTPTFDDATIKLNIKPFISPASNSIRMEIKQQVSQLSTASTPKAFQDSTQPIAKRSIKTMINVNNGDTAILGGLIKEDDTESIIKVPLLGDIPIIGWLFKSSTRVKNKTNMIVFLTPKIVRNNADSNSIISKKLDERLDYIKAEGGKDPFGRQLDEITRKVQGNAAPVVKPEVEKE
- the gspE gene encoding type II secretion system ATPase GspE — protein: MASVDVLTILAKATSLTQDQIKSVLNNPSVVRPVTVGEALNAKEFSTADEVVADLCKELGLEFIKDIPVADISVDLIRDVPINYAKQHQVLPYKEDADTLTALISNPVNMKVLDDLKVLFGKRVRPLVTTSSRIQDAINKVYEKSTANLSGMDEIDEEDYDLDDPIVDLLDAGEDDAPVIKLVNSLLFRAVKEKASDIHIEPYEKDMVVRLRTDGVLNDVYKPPKKLQNAITSRIKVMANLNIAEKRLPQDGRIPLKVGGKDIDIRLSTVPTAHGERLVMRIQDRSTVVLELEQLGFSKENLIRLDDLLSRNDGILLVTGPTGSGKSTTLYGALTKLNKPDVNILTVEDPVEQRIHGLGQVQVNSKIGLTFAAGLRSFLRQDPDIIMVGEIRDLETAELAIQASLTGHLVLSTLHTNDSAGAFPRLIDFGVEPFLIATSVMGVVAQRLVRVLCPHCKAPHEPSDFELSLLGISREQAQGHHICKAMGCSQCGQKGYSGRTTISELLVVTDDIRSLIMQRQDGNSIKKVSVANGMKTFRDHGIAKVLAGITTIEQLTTNTQLDI